From the Prunus dulcis chromosome 4, ALMONDv2, whole genome shotgun sequence genome, one window contains:
- the LOC117624861 gene encoding 18.1 kDa class I heat shock protein-like translates to MSLLQSLLDQPNFLSPLRVLNSDIGYNNTYMDWKETSHAHIFEIDLPGLTKEDVKLEVHENRVLHVSAERNAEPEAEDPKNETWHCRERTSGSFSRNFRLPENAKVDEIKASMRDGVLVITVPKEDDLKKKHKHHKKVEISGDDEKHGSKGLGRFVCCKA, encoded by the coding sequence ATGTCTCTCTTGCAGTCTCTCTTGGACCAACCCAACTTCTTGTCCCCTCTCAGAGTTTTGAACTCAGACATAGGCTACAACAACACCTACATGGACTGGAAGGAGACTTCACATGCCCACATCTTTGAAATTGATCTTCCAGGCCTTACAAAAGAGGATGTGAAGCTTGAGGTGCATGAAAATAGAGTGCTTCATGTGAGTGCAGAGAGAAATGCAGAGCCTGAAGCAGAGGACCCCAAGAATGAAACGTGGCACTGCAGGGAAAGGACGAGTGGCAGCTTCTCTAGAAACTTTCGGCTGCCTGAAAATGCCAAGGTTGATGAGATTAAGGCTTCCATGCGTGATGGGGTTTTAGTAATTACAGTGCCGAAGGAGGATgacttgaagaaaaaacacaAGCATCACAAGAAGGTTGAGATCTCTGGAGATGATGAAAAACATGGCTCCAAAGGGCTCGGACGCTTTGTGTGCTGCAAAGCTTAG
- the LOC117626546 gene encoding peroxidase 7-like, whose product MKLCISALSVVLVLLFVSAAPQLAAKNVNKPRATVVRAADLLSFDHYLKTCPQAEGIIQQKTGDWIQKDFTLAASIIRLHFHDCAVRGCDASILLNHQGSERRAFASRTLRGFQVIDDIKAELERQCPKTVSCADILTSAARDATIIAGGPFWQVPFGRKDGRISISREADSVPQGHENVTALIEFFQVRGLNMLDLVTLSGAHTIGRSSCSSFKNRLSNFNGTRKPDPSLNSMYLNNFLKKKCQKDLDLIYLDAITPKTFDTQFYSNLHKKLGLLSTDQLLKSDVRTGPFVAALASQPSLFESQFAVSMVKLGNVQVLTRPNEGEIRVNCNFVNA is encoded by the exons ATGAAGTTGTGCATTTCTGCATTGTCTGTTGTTCTTGTTCTGTTGTTTGTATCTGCAGCACCGCAATTAGCAGCTAAAAATGTAAACAAGCCCCGGGCCACAGTTGTGCGCGCGGCGGATCTTCTGTCTTTCGACCACTATCTTAAAACATGCCCCCAAGCTGAGGGCATCATTCAGCAAAAAACGGGAGACTGGATCCAGAAGGATTTCACTTTGGCTGCTAGCATCATTCGCTTGCACTTCCACGACTGCGCTGTGAGA GGCTGTGATGCATCAATTTTGCTTAACCATCAAGGGAGCGAGAGGAGAGCTTTTGCCAGCAGGACACTCAGAGGTTTTCAAGTAATAGATGACATCAAGGCAGAGCTTGAGAGGCAATGTCCTAAAACTGTCTCCTGTGCCGACATTCTCACTTCTGCAGCTAGAGATGCCACCATTATAGCTGGAGGTCCATTTTGGCAAGTCCCGTTCGGGCGTAAAGATGGACGGATTTCAATTTCCAGGGAAGCTGACTCTGTTCCTCAGGGCCATGAAAATGTAACTGCACTGATTGAGTTTTTCCAAGTACGTGGCTTGAACATGCTTGATTTGGTCACCCTTTCAGGAGCGCACACCATTGGTAGAAGTTCTTGCTCTTCCTTCAAGAACAGGCTCTCAAACTTCAATGGAACCAGAAAGCCTGATCCTTCACTTAATTCCATGTATTTGAACAACttcttgaagaagaaatgCCAAAAAGACTTGGACTTGATTTATCTTGATGCCATAACTCCGAAGACATTCGACACGCAGTTCTACTCGAATCTTCACAAGAAGTTGGGGTTGCTATCAACAGATCAGTTGCTCAAGTCAGATGTAAGAACTGGTCCATTTGTTGCTGCATTGGCATCTCAGCCCTCCCTTTTTGAGAGCCAGTTTGCAGTGTCCATGGTGAAGCTTGGAAATGTCCAAGTTCTTACAAGACCAAATGAAGGTGAAATCCGAGTGAACTGCAATTTTGTCAATGCTTGA
- the LOC117626234 gene encoding metacaspase-4 → MAKKAVLIGCNYQGTKAELKGCINDVKRMHSCLVDRYGFREDDIQVLIDSDSSYTQPTGRNIRRAITNLIRSADSGDVLFVHYSGHGTRLPAETGDDDDTGYDECIVPTDMNLITDDDFREFVDQLPAGCRLTMVSDSCHSGGLIDEAKEQIGESTKGEERKSSSGFGGFKNFLKDRAEDALESRGIHIPSALRPDRHHEEESDDREIETGYGHRGYLKSRSLPLSTLIEILKQKTGKDDIDVGKLRPTLFDVFGEDASPKVKKFMKVIMNKLQNNEGSSGGLLGKIGSLAQGFLEQKLQDNDEYAKPALETQVGSKQEVYAGANHRAIPDGGILISGCQTDQTSADASPSGNPTEAYGALSNAIQIILSERDGEVTNHQLVLKARETLKRQGYTQRPGLYCHDHHVDAPFVC, encoded by the exons ATGGCGAAGAAGGCAGTGCTGATAGGATGCAACTACCAGGGAACCAAGGCAGAGCTGAAGGGCTGCATTAACGACGTGAAGAGGATGCACAGCTGCCTTGTGGACAGATATGGCTTCCGTGAAGATGACATCCAAGTTTTGATCGACTCAGATTCCTCCTACACTCAGCCCACCGGGAGAAACATCCGCCGGGCCATCACCAATCTCATCCGATCTGCCGATTCCGGAGATGTCCTCTTTGTCCACTACAGCGGCCATGGCACCCGCCTTCCTGCTGAGACTGGCGATGACGATGACACTGGCTATGATGAGTGCATCGTCCCCACTGACATGAACCTCATCACTG ATGATGACTTCAGGGAGTTCGTAGACCAGCTGCCAGCAGGTTGCCGGCTGACAATGGTATCAGATTCTTGCCACAGCGGCGGCCTCATTGATGAAGCTAAAGAGCAGATAGGGGAGAGCACTAAAGGGGAAGAGCGCAAGTCTAGCTCTGGTTTTGGTGGATTCAAGAACTTCCTCAAGGACAGGGCAGAAGATGCACTTGAGTCTCGTGGAATCCACATCCCGTCTGCATTGCGCCCCGATCGGCACCATGAAGAGGAGTCTGATGACAGAGAAATTGAAACTGGATATGGGCACAGGGGCTATCTCAAAAGCAGGTCTCTGCCACTCTCAACTCTTATAGAGATACTCAAGCAGAAAACAGGAAAGGATGACATTGATGTTGGGAAGCTGAGGCCAACACTCTTCGATGTTTTCGGAGAAGATGCCAGTCCTAAGGTGAAAAAGTTCATGAAGGTCATCATGAACAAACTCCAAAACAATGAGGGCAGCAGCGGTGGGTTATTGGGGAAGATTGGAAGCTTGGCTCAAGGGTTTCTTGAACAAAAGCTTCAAGATAACGATGAGTATGCAAAGCCTGCTTTAGAGACACAAGTGGGTAGCAAGCAAGAGGTTTACGCCGGAGCAAACCACCGCGCCATTCCTGATGGCGGGATTCTCATCAGTGGTTGCCAGACGGACCAAACTTCTGCAGATGCCAGTCCTTCCGGAAATCCGACGGAAGCTTATGGGGCTCTTAGCAATGCCATTCAGATCATACTCTCTGAAAGAGATGGTGAAGTTACAAACCACCAGCTTGTTCTCAAGGCAAGGGAGACTCTGAAGAGGCAGGGTTACACTCAGCGACCTGGCCTCTATTGCCATGACCACCATGTCGATGCTCCTTTTGTGTGCTGA